One Spinacia oleracea cultivar Varoflay chromosome 4, BTI_SOV_V1, whole genome shotgun sequence DNA segment encodes these proteins:
- the LOC110782761 gene encoding protein TRACHEARY ELEMENT DIFFERENTIATION-RELATED 6 — MASTDVNSSFHPHPAPPSPDSSSSTVIVIVVISFGCLFLTGAVLSCIWLLMKRRKERKLIRERKDIDVDEHLKVHEMIVRGPHGPKKVLVSVDDDVRVHEDVHRSEVDMVGKGKHGEASVSLGTSQV, encoded by the coding sequence ATGGCTTCAACTGACGTGAACAGCTCCTTCCATCCACACCCAGCACCGCCATCTCCAGACTCAAGTTCTTCAACAGTTATTGTCATCGTTGTCATCTCGTTTGGGTGTCTCTTCTTAACCGGAGCTGTTTTGTCATGCATTTGGTTGTTGATGAAGAGGCGCAAGGAGCGGAAACTTATTCGTGAGAGGAAAGACATCGATGTGGATGAGCATTTGAAAGTGCATGAAATGATCGTACGAGGGCCGCACGGCCCAAAGAAGGTGTTAGTCTCGGTGGATGACGATGTACGTGTGCATGAGGATGTTCACAGGAGTGAGGTTGATATGGTCGGTAAAGGAAAGCACGGAGAGGCCAGTGTAAGTCTTGGTACTAGCCAAGTTTGA